TGTACAGCACCAGGCAGATGGTGAGGCCTCAGGAGCTGACTAAACCACCCTGGAAAGGGGCCTGGGAGCTCCTAAGGATGGGGGCTCATAATTGACCTTGTTCCCCTCCCTAAGCACAGAGCTCAGCAAATAGGACCAATGTGAGTCAGGCACTGAATATATGGGGAAGGTGAGAGGGAAAAGGGGGAGGGGACTGCTTGCCAAAAGGGACTGACCCTTATCTACCAAACAGCCCACAGCACAGCTGGGGCTCAAGGACTCTGAACAGGCTGGTTGACAGTGAGGCTCCAAGTCATGGAAAACTGAATTCTCCCTACCTATGCTCAGAAATCAATAAACTTCTGGCTGATTCCTTCTCTATCCAAACCTTCGCTGTGGCAAACTGAGGAGCCATATCAGCTGGGATGGTCAGGGACACCCTCAACACCTTAGGAAGAAGGCAACCTGTCAGATAAAAACAGAAGCCCCATCTCACCTGGGCCTGGGCTGTTGGGAGCCCTGgggccctcctcctctcctcagcAGTCTCCTCCACTTGCCAGGTCGAGTCCTGAGGGCACAGAGCTGGGAGGGGGGAAGTGAAGTCACAGAGGCAGCTCTCTCTGCCAGAAGTGGCCCACCTGAGTACTACTTCCAGACCCTGTCCCTCCCTTTTGGGCAAGGGAGAAGATCCACTTCCTCACATTACAGGTGAAGGCTGTGGGATCCAGAGAAGTTAAACAATAAATCTAAACACATGACCCATCCCCTGTTGTCCTGAGGCACTGTCATAAAGCGCCTGTTCACAGCCTTTCTGGGTCTGAGCCCCAAATGGCCACACATGCATTCTCATGCATCCTGTTCTGGAGATTTCATTGCTAGATTCCCCATGGATGCGTTCAGATCCTTCCCTGTTCCAGCTCTGCCAAGAGACGGATCTGGACCAgaccccctcctctctccccaccagcTCTGATTTCCAGCAATGGCAGGTTACTGACGGTTACTGACGGTTACTGACGGGAGAGACCACAACATAGTAACCAATGTGTCTGATGAGGAAACAGGGTCTTGACTTACCCCAGGAGGCCCACGGGTCAACAGTCGTCATTCCCCAGGACTGGTCCATAAGGATACCTACACCAGAGGGGCAGGTTAggacaaggaaaataaaagactgtGACACTGATCCTAGTGactaaaggctgctgctgctgctaagtcacttcagccgtgtccgactctgtgtgaccccatagacggcagcccaccaggcttccccgcccctgggattctccaggcaagaacactggagtgggttgccatttccttctccagtgcatgaaagtaaaaagtgaaagtgaagtcgctcagtcgtgtccgactcttagcgatcccacggactgcagcctaccaggctcctccatccatgggattttccaggcaagagtactggagtggggtgccagtgacTAAAGGCAACAAGATGGAAAAGGAGACCTGTCTCACTAATGCGCACAACAAAATTCCATAAATAGAGCCCAAAGacgtgtggggaaaaaaaaacaacataagcTAGATTTATAGCAAAAATGCACAAGTGAGTCACTTTCAGGCAATTTATTGATATGATACAGCTACTGAACAATTAAGAACAGAACTCCTTAAGTGGCTGGAGAAGTATCTGATAAAATTGaacatcatttaatttttaagaaacattaCTGGTCTTTTGATGTCTTTAATGACAGATACATGAAAGATCACTTACAAATAAAACACACTACTGACACCATTTAATGTTGTTCTTAAATTATAAACCAACGCTGTACGGTGAAAAACAATAATACGAGTAAAAAACATGGGGATGGTAGAGAAATTCTGGTTGTAGATGACTGTCTTCCAAGAAATTCCACAAATCACCAGAAAAATCTCTTAGAACTAATGAGACTTCTCAGGAGAGAactataaaatacacaaaaattacaTTATCTTTTATACAAAcaaccaattaaaaaacaaaacaacctcaCTCAGTTCTAATTCTATACCAAGATAAAAGAGACCCCCTCCAATCCCCAAAACCCTTAGCCCCTCTACGGCTCTGACCCCTAGCTACAGCAGgtcaccactggggaagcccagaagaaACAGGATTTGTACTCACCCCATGAACCCCACGGGTTGATGGCAGCCATCTTGCAGGATCAATCCACCAGGAGCTTGCCCAGGAGCAGTGGATTTGGGTGATTATTGAAAACCAACTGCAAAACCCACCTAATAACAAAAgtaggaaaagacaaaaaatggTTTTTCTCAAAGACAGTGGGAATAAGAACACATccacaaaaacaataaaagactTCTACAGAGcactgaaagaaaacaatttacaAGTCAAAAACAAATtcctgaagaaaaatgaagaacccGACTCGGGTTAGCTGGAAAAAGGGCATGGTCCAGGATGAGGGGGGAGAAATTTGTTAACAGTTCTCATGAGACGGGTACTGACAACGACGAGGTAGCTTTTCTATTGATTTAACAAAAACTGTTGTAAAATCTACCCACAACCTTCATATGTAAGTAGTTGCCTAGAGCTGAGGGGAGGGAAGAACCGGCGAATGGCAGCTTAATGGTTCAGGGtggggtgttttctttttttgcggGGGGGAGGGGTGattaaaatgttctggaattatatAGTGGTGATAACTGCAAAACGCTCTGAACGCACAAGAAAACTACGGACTTGTACGCTAAAATAGTTAATTTTAAGTTATGTAAATcttatgtaggaaaaaaaaaaatctgtctctttTGTGCAGGGGCCAACAGAAAACGAGATTTGGAGGCCAGACCAACCCAACCCCCTAAATTCTAGACTTTTATGCAAGTTCTGCGACCTCTCGGAGGGCACCAACGCCAACTGGCAGAGCTCTGCGAATTTCTGGGAGCGTGTATAAAGCAGTGGAACGCCCAATGGGCACCGGGAGCACCGGGATCTGCGCCCAAACTCGAAGTTGGCACAGTAAATATTCTGCACGCTTGTCTGCAACTTGACAAAGTCATCCGGCCACTGCACCTTTAAAGGAGCCCCGGGCTGTTCCCAAGTCACTTTTGACTTCCCTCTGTGACAGATGAGAACGGGTTCTCACGAGAAACGCCTGTCGGGAAAGACAAGGTGGACTTCTGGGGACATCTCGGAGGTGTCCTCGCCACCTGCCTTCTGGCCTCTCATCCCAGACTTCCTCCGCACTCCCGCTGTGGGTGCGATGCTCACAGCCCGTCCCGGTAACGGCGGACCTCACCTGGATCGCAGCCGCCGGCCTCCCACCCCTGCTGACCAGTGACCGCTGCTCTCCGCGAGCAGCTAGACAACCTCGCGCTCGCTTCGCCGAGGGCGTTCGGCTTTTGTTGCGCTCACATTCTTCCCGGCTCGGCCGTGAGCTTGGGGTTCCCGCCCGGGGGACAAAGGCCCGACGCGCGGGGCTCACCCGGGCCCTCCCAGCCGATCCAGCGCCTCCGCAAAGCCAGAGGCGGGCCAAGGGACCTGCCCTGGCGGCGAGCCAGCCGCCAAGTGTAGGCGCCGCCTCGCCCCGCCCGTTCTCCCTATCCTTCGGGCCAGCGGCAGCGGCAACAGTAATAACCCCACCGCCCGGGCGACCGCTTCACCTCAGCCGCGGACAATGGCGGCCTCTCCCCCGGCGTCGATGGGGACGCGTCGCGCGGGCTACTGGGAGTGGTAGTTCCAGGGGCGCGCTTCCGGTTGGACCGGAAGCGCCTTCTTGGCAAATTCTCCAAGCGGCGCTTGTCACGGGTTCCGCCTCTTAGGGACTTACTGGGATAGCAGTGTCCCAGGCCTTGGCGAGGTGGGCTATACTGTCCTCGACGCGGCCCGCGCCGGCTGTCGGGTGGGGAAGCTCGGTAAACCGCCGCCCGGCGAGCCTCAGTTTGCCTGTCCCTAAAATGGCAGCTCACGGCTGCCGCACTTTGTAGGAACTTTGTTGAAGTCTGTTGAAGCGCTTTCCTTTTCATCAGTAGTTAAGGAGTTGTAAGGAAGGCGCTGTTATGTACCCTTTTCGGACGAGGAACCTAATTTTGAGCTTCTGCTCACAGATGAAGCCCTACCCCTTGTTACGAATTGAATGTGAGTCTGCTGAACCGAGGCCTCCTTTCCAGGAAAGGAGTTAGAAGGGACCCTTGCCCGGAGGATTCTGGCCCTCCTGGCCCCTACTCTTTACTCCTCATTCGCCTCGCCTGTTAATTTGTCCACCCACGTTTCTATTGTTGCAACAACAGTAAGATGGTCAGAGTGAGTGACGGGTTGGAGAGAGCCTACGGGCATTAGAATGGCTCTGCTGTGAGCCAGGGCATGGGTCTGAGGAGAGCAGCCATAGGCCCTGGCCGCGTCAAAGGATCACTCACTCTGGCTTTTGTGAGAATAGGCTCAAGAGGGCGAGAGAAGGACCGTGATGACTTTTGAACCAATGCAGTAATCAAGGTGGATGGGAATCAGTGGTCAGACTGCGGACAGGTTAGTATTTTAAGGGTAGCGCCAACAGGCAGGGGGTTCAAGTTTGTGcatcatgggctgcagtccagaccCTAATATGGAGAACAAAGCGTGGAGAAGGCCTCTCAGTGCAGAGCTGTTTACCAAGGGTGAGTGGAGAATGTGTTACAGGTGTGTGATGAAGCTGCTTCCCTTTTGTCCAGGCCCTCTCCAAGTTACGGGAGCTTGCTGGATGGTACTCAGTTCTCTCTGAGTGATGGGGTGGCCAAGACTAGGCCAAACAGCCATTTTGGATGCCTCTGTTACAGAAGTCTGGGCTGTGTCTGAGCTGTTACTGAGGTTTCTGAATGGGAAAAGACCAGAGCGGTAGTAGAATCTCTGCTGTCCGTGGACATGCTTCCTCTGAGAGATTTCCAAAATGTGATCACCCCATGGCAAGTGAAGGGCTCCAGCTGGTTCCATTTCATCATAGCCAGATGAGAATGAAAGGTAAAGGGAGGTTGAGTCAAGGACACATTATTTGGAAAAAGTAGGGCattttatcggagaaggcaatggcaccccactccagtactcttgcctgcaaaatcacatggaccaaggagcctggtaggctgcagtccatggggtcgccactgagcgacttcactttcacttttcgctttcatgcattggaggaggaaatggcaacccactccagtattcttgcttggagaatcccagggacaggggagcctggtaggctgccatctatggggtcgcacagactcagacacgactgaagcaacttagcagcagcagcagggcatttTATGAGCTGGGTTGTAGGGTCACCAACAATAAAATAACTAGTACAAGTCAGCTAGACTCGAAGTTATTAGTTTGGTGCCAAAGCAGTTGCAGATTTTGCTTGTTCAAATTTGCCGTTTGATACTgtttttgtcgttgttgttcagttgctaagtcgag
Above is a genomic segment from Ovis canadensis isolate MfBH-ARS-UI-01 breed Bighorn chromosome 14, ARS-UI_OviCan_v2, whole genome shotgun sequence containing:
- the LOC138419396 gene encoding zinc finger protein 606 isoform X2 codes for the protein MAAINPWGSWGILMDQSWGMTTVDPWASWALCPQDSTWQVEETAEERRRAPGLPTAQAQAKKARKNLAVSQMPATELGLHPGCSKEPQKCWEPEAPGSKM